In Xiphophorus hellerii strain 12219 chromosome 13, Xiphophorus_hellerii-4.1, whole genome shotgun sequence, the following proteins share a genomic window:
- the nxph1 gene encoding neurexophilin-1, whose translation MQVTSWCAVFLLTPALCVITSVQASRSDIVKTGHPKSMPKHIWTENGKEMSISRLLSQTLHGNKNSTALDLHYNTPEPYSDQDLWDWLRNSTDLQDSRPRAKRRPMVKTGKFKKMFGWGDFHSNIKTVKLNLLITGKIVDHGNGTFSVYFRHNSTGQGNVSVSLVPPTKIVEFDVAAQQSVIDAKDSKSFNCRIEYEKVEKGAKNTLCNFDPSKTCYQEQTQSHVSWLCSKPFKVICIFISFYSTDYKLVQKVCPDYNYHSDTPYFPSG comes from the coding sequence ATTACAAGTGTCCAAGCCTCAAGGTCAGACATTGTAAAGACAGGACACCCCAAGTCCATGCCAAAGCATATATGGACAGAAAATGGGAAGGAAATGTCCATCAGCAGGCTCTTGTCACAGACTCTACATGGCAACAAGAACAGTACTGCTTTGGACCTTCACTATAACACCCCAGAGCCCTACTCAGATCAAGACCTATGGGATTGGCTGAGAAACTCCACAGACCTGCAGGACTCGAGGCCTCGAGCTAAACGGCGGCCCATGGTTAAGACAGGAAAGTTCAAGAAGATGTTTGGCTGGGGGGATTTCCATTCCAACATAAAGACAGTGAAACTCAACCTTCTTATTACTGGGAAAATTGTGGATCATGGCAATGGTACCTTCAGTGTGTACTTCCGCCACAACTCAACTGGCCAGGGGAATGTATCGGTCAGCTTGGTCCCTCCAACAAAGATAGTGGAGTTTGATGTGGCAGCACAGCAGTCGGTCATTGATGCAAAGGACTCCAAGTCTTTCAACTGCCGAATAGAATACGAGAAGGTGGAAAAGGGTGCAAAGAATACGCTCTGCAACTTCGATCCATCTAAGACCTGCTACCAGGAGCAAACCCAGAGCCATGTTTCCTGGCTCTGCTCCAAACCTTTCAAGGTTATCTGCATCTTCATTTCCTTCTACAGCACTGACTACAAACTGGTGCAGAAGGTGTGCCCAGACTACAACTACCACAGTGACACTCCCTACTTCCCCTCTGGCTGA